A window of Nicotiana sylvestris chromosome 8, ASM39365v2, whole genome shotgun sequence genomic DNA:
CTAagggtcgggttttcaaaggcccccaatgtatcaacaaccgagaaATCCACCTCTTTATCCTTCCCATGATTTAAGTTCTTCAAACAATGAAATGGGTTGTATTGAGAATATGTTCAAGCAAATGATGGAAAAGAATGCCGATTTGGATACCCAGCTTGCCTTACACATCACATCAATCCGAAATCTAGAAGTTCAAATAGGGCAACTCTCTCAAGCTCTAAATTCTCATCCTAAGGTTCACTACCAAGTGACACGATGGTGAAACCAAAGGGTGGTAACAATATGAGGCATGCTATGGTGGTTATCACAAGAAATGAAAGAGGCGGGAATGCACTAACCTCAAGTGAAAGGAGATTTGTCGATGATGACCAAGTGATTCAAGAAGAAGAGATCCCAAACAACGTCGTTCAAGAAAATAAGGAAGtttggattgatattgatgatggtGTGGAAGAGACTCAAGAGGAGGTGAATTTCATCTAGAGAACACATCATTGACATACCAGAAACGGTAGTGAAAAAGGAAAAGGCATCATTACCTAAACCTCTacctccataccctcaaagacTTGGCAAGTAAAATGGTGAGAATCAATTCAAGAAATTCATTCAAATGATGAAGAGTCTTTCAATCAATGTGCCATTAGTGGAAGCTTTGGACAAAATGCCTCGTTATACAAAGTTTATGAGAGATGTTGTGACAAAGAAGCGGTCGATGAATTTTGAAACTATCGAAGTCATTCATCAAGTGAGTGCGATTGTTCATTCAATGGCTCCTAAGTTGGAGGATATCGGTGCTTTCACGATTCTTTGTACAATTGGTAGTGCCGAGTTTGCTAAAGCTCTTTATGATATTGGggcaagtataaatttgatgctCTATttggttttcaagactttggggattgggcaaccaagacccactTCTATGAGATTGCAAACGACCAATTGTACCATGAAGAGGCTGTTGGGTGCGATTGAAGATGTTTTGGTCCgggttgataaattcattcttccaacGGTCTTTGTCATTCTAGATTGTGAAGTTGATTATGAGGTGTTGATCattcttgggagacctttcctttCTAAGGGTAAGGCTCTTTGTGATGTAGAAACCGGAGAGCTCACTTTCTGCGTTAGTGATAAAAAAGCAGTATTCCATGTGTGTAAGTCCATGCGGTAACCAAATAGCAATGAAGTGTGTTCTTTTGTGGACCTAGTGACCGATATTATTGTTGATGATACAAGTGCTACTATCGATGTTGGATGGTTTCATGGAATACGTGAAGTTTTTGCAAGGAATAGGGTCGTACAATATGCACCctggaaattatctttggatatTGAAAGTAGGAAGACTCCTCCTATAATTCTATTGAAGAGCCACCTACTTTGGAGTTGAAGCAATTGCCACCACACattcggtatgaatttcttggccttTGTTCTACTTTActggttattctttcctcttgtttgactaatgTGCATGTTGATTCCACATTGGCGGtgttacaaaagaggaagaaggctattgggtggaccatggcacaTATTTGGGGTATAATCcctgccttttgcatgcataagatcaagTTGTAGGATGGTGCTAAACCATCCATTGAACATCAAAGAAGACTCAATGAGGCTATACAAGAAGTTGTCAAGAAGGAgattatcaagtggttagatATTGGGGTTGTCTACGCCATCTCCTATAGTTCATGGACCTCTCCagttcaatgtgtcccaaagaggGGGGCATGACAGTGGTTCTCAATGATAAGAATGAgatgattcctacaagaacggtgacTGGTTGGAGGGTTTGTATAGATTATCATAAGCTCAACAAAGTAACAAGGAAGGATCACTTTACACTTCCTTTCTTAAATCTAATGCTCGATAGATTGGCCAGTcgtgctttctattgctttcttaATGGGTACTCGTGCTacaaccaaattctcattgctcCGGAGGATCAAGAGAAAACAACATTTACATGTACCTATGGTACTTTTGCTTTTAagaggatgccatttggtttgtgcaatgcaccGACGACTTTTCAACGGTGTATAATGGCTATTTcacggacatggtggaggactaccttgaagttttcatggatgacttatCAATGGTTGAGGACTCTTTTGATGATTATATCTTGATTCGGACAAAGTGTTGGCTAGATGTGAAGAGATCAACTTGGTACTCAATTGGGAGAAAcgtcatttcatggttgaggaaggTATTGTCCTTGGCCATAAAATCTCAAGGAATGGAGTTGAAGTTGACAATGCAAAGATttaggtgatttctaaacttccacccCCAACTTCGGTGAAGGGTGTGCGGAGTTTCCTAGGCCAAGTGGGTTTTTACCGACGCTttatcaaagatttttctaaagtggaGAACCCGTTTTGCAAGCTCCTTGAGAGGGATGCGAAGTTTaatttcaatgatgattgcatgagagcTTTTGAACTATTGAAGCTCAAGTTGACATCTACTCATATCATATTaccgctccaaattggagtgGGCCTTTTGATCTCATGTGTGATATGAGTGACGTAGCGGTTGGGTCTATTTTGGGGCAacatatcaataatatttttcacatgatctactatgctagtaagatcATGAATAGTGTTGCTCCccatttttctcgcgaaatcgggtttcgatATTTCTGGGACAACTCTTTTTGAAAGGATAGGGAAttggaagagtcgccacctaacggattaaggtgcgttggGGCAccttaagcaaataactcatataaccagtttacatcaccagagatcaggtaagggctcgaaattaccttgagaaGAAGGCGTTAGGCACCCCTCgaagtccacaacggtgggtcccgattGAACTTATTTTAAGCAAATTAGTCTAAAAAGGGAGAAAACAATTTGGACAAATA
This region includes:
- the LOC138875889 gene encoding uncharacterized protein — its product is MKSLSINVPLVEALDKMPRYTKFMRDVVTKKRSMNFETIEVIHQVSAIVHSMAPKLEDIGAFTILCTIGSAEFAKALYDIGASINLMLYLVFKTLGIGQPRPTSMRLQTTNCTMKRLLGAIEDVLVRVDKFILPTVFVILDCEVDYEVLIILGRPFLSKGKALCDVETGELTFCVSDKKAVFHEDSSYNSIEEPPTLELKQLPPHIRYEFLGLCSTLLVILSSCLTNVHVDSTLAVLQKRKKAIGWTMAHIWEDAIWFVQCTDDFSTVYNGYFTDMVEDYLEVFMDDLSMVEDSFDDYILIRTKCWLDVKRSTWYSIGRNVISWLRKDIYVRKQAGFLSIRTDFTLYA